From Streptomyces sp. NBC_01460, a single genomic window includes:
- a CDS encoding metallophosphoesterase translates to MLAPLVNLLIVVASVLLHRWLWVRLVRDTTRSGGRARRAGTVATVASAALAAAPRILVPALGPDTGRPLAWTGYVWLGVLLYLILVLLVLEIPRAFVGTRTLVRRRNSTERPVAVPEPVKVPATTVSRETTTVSRETGQAPPGADPAPREGGDTIGNRRGSGPAHPDRRLFLSRVGAIAAGGIAVATTGIGMRTALGDPVIRRVPVRIAGLAQPLSGLRIAVVSDLHLGPLLGRGHTERIVRMINGLEADVVTVVGDLADGKPSQLASAARPLRHLESTHGAFFVTGNHEYMFDGADAWVDELHGLGVTTLLNERTEIRHHGAVLDLAGVEDLSATEHGRGPDYERALGGRDTGRPVVLMAHQPVMIEEAARHGVDLQLSGHTHGGQMFPLTELTKLANPVVAGLGKVDNTQLYVTSGAGFFGPPVRVGADPEITVIELRP, encoded by the coding sequence ATGCTCGCCCCCCTGGTGAACCTGCTCATCGTCGTGGCCTCCGTGTTGCTCCACCGCTGGCTGTGGGTCCGCCTGGTGCGCGACACCACGCGGTCCGGCGGCAGGGCACGCCGGGCGGGAACCGTCGCCACGGTCGCCTCCGCGGCTCTCGCGGCAGCCCCGCGCATCCTCGTCCCGGCTCTCGGGCCGGACACGGGACGGCCGCTGGCGTGGACGGGCTACGTCTGGCTGGGCGTGCTGCTGTACCTGATCCTGGTCCTGCTGGTGCTGGAGATCCCGCGTGCGTTCGTGGGGACCAGGACTCTCGTGCGGCGACGGAACAGCACGGAACGCCCGGTGGCGGTCCCGGAGCCCGTGAAGGTCCCGGCGACGACCGTTTCACGTGAAACGACGACCGTTTCACGTGAAACAGGGCAAGCTCCTCCGGGTGCCGACCCGGCCCCCCGAGAGGGGGGTGACACCATCGGAAACAGGCGGGGCTCCGGGCCCGCCCATCCGGACCGGCGTCTCTTCCTGAGCCGCGTCGGCGCCATCGCCGCGGGAGGGATCGCTGTCGCCACCACCGGTATCGGCATGCGGACCGCGCTCGGTGACCCTGTGATCAGGCGGGTACCCGTCCGCATCGCCGGTCTGGCACAGCCGCTCTCAGGGCTGCGGATCGCGGTCGTCAGCGACCTGCACCTCGGCCCGCTCCTGGGCCGCGGCCACACCGAGCGCATCGTCCGGATGATCAACGGCTTGGAGGCCGACGTGGTGACGGTCGTCGGGGACCTCGCGGACGGTAAGCCGTCCCAGCTGGCCTCCGCCGCCCGCCCGCTGCGCCATCTGGAATCCACGCACGGCGCCTTCTTCGTGACGGGCAACCACGAGTACATGTTCGACGGCGCCGACGCGTGGGTGGACGAGCTGCACGGCCTGGGGGTCACCACGCTCCTCAACGAGCGCACGGAGATCCGTCACCACGGCGCCGTGCTCGACCTCGCCGGTGTCGAGGACCTGTCCGCCACCGAGCACGGGCGCGGGCCGGATTACGAGCGCGCGCTCGGCGGGCGGGACACCGGCCGTCCGGTCGTCCTGATGGCGCACCAGCCGGTGATGATCGAGGAGGCCGCCCGGCACGGGGTCGACCTCCAGCTGTCGGGTCACACCCACGGCGGCCAGATGTTTCCCCTCACGGAGCTGACCAAGCTGGCCAACCCCGTCGTCGCCGGCCTCGGGAAGGTCGACAACACCCAGCTGTACGTCACCAGCGGCGCCGGGTTCTTCGGCCCGCCGGTGCGGGTCGGCGCCGACCCGGAGATCACCGTGATCGAGCTGCGCCCCTGA
- a CDS encoding serine/threonine protein kinase encodes MGEVFAGRYELIDPIGRGGVGAVWRAWDHRRRRYVAAKVLQQSDAHTLLRFVREQALRIEHPHVLAPASWAADDDKVLFTMDLVSGGSLAHVIGDYGPLPPRFVCLLLDQLLSGLSTVHSEGVVHRDIKPANILMEATGTGRPHLRLSDFGISMRKGEPRLTETNYVVGTPGYFAPEQMMGAEPDFPADLFAVGLVALYLLQGRKPDAKALIEYFAEHGTPGAPQGVPEPLWQVLAGLLQPDPHTRFRTATGARKALTAAVEMLQDPGPDEDLVEVFDQIGPLPAGFGPEGPVGPVGPEGPGTLGSGPRTPSQAVGGTPPAPQPSQQPHAPQAPHDANPQQGTGHQPYAPPPSMSETGSFHLAPPPQRTTPPGQPQTPSTPHPAHAATPHAANPYASGAAPDLAQAATTGVPYGAAQTRAYTAQHLQAPPDNAPQPSASQRPGPPPKVAVPVLLVALICFAVGIWALTQA; translated from the coding sequence ATGGGTGAGGTCTTCGCTGGTCGGTACGAGCTGATCGATCCGATCGGACGTGGTGGGGTCGGGGCGGTCTGGCGCGCGTGGGACCACCGGCGCCGTCGGTACGTGGCGGCCAAGGTCCTGCAACAGAGCGACGCGCACACGCTGCTGCGCTTCGTCCGTGAGCAGGCGCTGCGGATCGAGCATCCGCACGTCCTCGCCCCGGCCAGCTGGGCCGCCGACGACGACAAGGTCCTCTTCACGATGGACCTGGTCAGCGGTGGTTCGCTGGCCCACGTCATCGGTGACTACGGGCCGCTCCCCCCGCGATTCGTCTGTCTCCTGCTCGACCAGCTGCTGTCCGGGCTGTCCACGGTGCACTCCGAGGGGGTCGTGCATCGCGACATCAAACCGGCCAACATCCTGATGGAGGCCACCGGTACCGGCCGGCCGCACCTGCGGCTCTCCGACTTCGGCATCTCCATGCGCAAGGGCGAGCCGCGCCTCACCGAGACCAACTACGTGGTGGGAACGCCCGGTTACTTCGCGCCCGAGCAGATGATGGGAGCGGAACCCGACTTCCCGGCGGACCTGTTCGCCGTCGGTCTCGTCGCGCTCTATCTGCTCCAGGGCCGTAAGCCGGACGCCAAGGCGCTGATCGAGTACTTCGCCGAGCACGGCACCCCGGGCGCACCCCAGGGAGTGCCGGAACCGTTGTGGCAGGTCCTCGCCGGGCTCCTGCAACCGGACCCGCACACCCGCTTCCGTACGGCCACGGGAGCGCGCAAGGCGCTGACGGCCGCCGTCGAGATGCTGCAGGACCCCGGCCCGGACGAGGATCTGGTCGAGGTCTTCGACCAGATCGGCCCTCTGCCCGCCGGCTTCGGCCCCGAGGGTCCGGTAGGCCCAGTGGGCCCCGAGGGTCCCGGAACGCTTGGCTCGGGCCCTAGAACCCCCTCACAGGCCGTCGGAGGCACCCCTCCGGCGCCTCAGCCGTCCCAGCAACCCCACGCGCCCCAGGCGCCCCACGACGCGAACCCGCAGCAGGGCACGGGGCACCAGCCGTACGCGCCGCCCCCGTCCATGTCGGAGACGGGCAGCTTCCATCTCGCACCACCGCCGCAGCGCACGACGCCTCCGGGCCAGCCGCAGACGCCTTCCACCCCGCACCCCGCTCATGCGGCGACCCCTCACGCGGCGAACCCCTATGCCTCAGGTGCCGCCCCGGACCTCGCCCAGGCCGCCACGACCGGCGTGCCGTACGGGGCCGCGCAGACCCGTGCCTACACCGCCCAGCACCTCCAGGCACCCCCGGACAACGCACCGCAGCCGTCGGCCTCGCAGCGGCCGGGACCGCCCCCGAAGGTGGCGGTCCCGGTGCTGCTGGTGGCGCTGATCTGCTTCGCTGTGGGGATCTGGGCCCTCACTCAGGCCTGA
- a CDS encoding DUF3566 domain-containing protein — translation MTDTRGPQPQYEGYATGPLPGEREPATGQAGPYHPPQAYQSPAGGTQGGGTQGGVQGAGGAQATRLPRTGARTTPRTRKARLRVAKADPWSVMKVSFLLSIALGICTVVAAAVLWMVMDAMGVFSTVGGTISEATGSNESNGFDLQSFLSLPRVLIFTSVIAVIDVVLATALATLGAFIYNLSAGFVGGVELTLAEDE, via the coding sequence GTGACGGACACTCGGGGACCTCAGCCGCAGTACGAGGGGTACGCGACCGGGCCGTTGCCCGGCGAGCGGGAGCCCGCGACGGGCCAGGCGGGGCCCTACCACCCGCCCCAGGCGTACCAGTCGCCCGCGGGCGGTACGCAGGGCGGAGGAACACAGGGCGGTGTGCAGGGTGCCGGGGGCGCGCAGGCGACCCGGCTGCCCCGCACGGGGGCGCGGACCACTCCGCGCACCAGGAAGGCGCGTCTGCGGGTGGCGAAGGCCGACCCGTGGTCGGTGATGAAGGTCAGCTTCCTGCTCTCCATCGCGCTCGGCATCTGCACGGTGGTCGCGGCCGCCGTCCTGTGGATGGTGATGGACGCGATGGGCGTCTTCTCCACCGTGGGCGGCACGATCAGCGAGGCCACCGGCTCCAACGAGAGCAACGGCTTCGATCTGCAGTCGTTCCTGTCGCTGCCGCGCGTGCTCATCTTCACGTCGGTCATCGCGGTGATCGACGTGGTGCTGGCCACCGCGCTGGCGACGCTGGGCGCGTTCATCTACAACCTGTCGGCAGGGTTCGTGGGCGGCGTGGAGCTGACTCTCGCCGAGGACGAGTAG
- a CDS encoding vWA domain-containing protein: MAGGALFALVAGVLPAGAQVPAAPSDAPQDGPGGGSLVMVLDSSGSMGDDDGTGRTRMESARTAVGAVVDALPDGHPTGLRVYGADRPHGCADTRLVRPVSALDRAAVKEAVAGARPRGDTPIGLSLRKAAEDLPAPSDGALGTRTILLISDGEDNCGTPSPCEVAEQLGRDGVGLRIDTVGFQVEGAARQQLKCIAQAGNGLYYDAPDSDALARQLQRSAQLSAGGYRLKGAGIEGGATTDGAPPMAPGQYLDSIGPGEKRYYAVSLDAVSTADFAATAVPQPGAAVDGLDALSTGLVRADGDTTCESDTARFLQQEGATPLTSAVSRIRSEGGARTCDEAGRYWLVVERQSKKGSDRARWPLELVYGVEKPLAAGVTPAQSQPEYGKGGEQALLPTGDPRDVRGGTGFNDAAELGRGVWRDRILPSQTLWYKVPAGWGQQVRYDVEFANEPTVDGAAATYSYAGTQLFSPARFPVGSGGEFRSTASYGGRPAALRMGSVPVAWTNRYESAAAVRPVHAGGGFYIAVTLGARAAEIAENPRIGVVLRVAVLGDELTGPQHGAPARAESGDHGNTAGAADSGDGGGAGWTGIATVAGAGAVVLSAAGLLLVRSRRRAGRQTTRGSA; the protein is encoded by the coding sequence CTGGCGGGTGGAGCGCTGTTCGCGCTGGTGGCAGGGGTGCTGCCCGCAGGAGCCCAGGTGCCGGCGGCTCCGAGCGACGCCCCGCAGGACGGGCCCGGTGGCGGCAGCCTCGTCATGGTGCTCGACTCCTCGGGCTCCATGGGTGACGACGACGGCACCGGCCGGACCCGGATGGAGAGCGCCCGCACGGCCGTGGGTGCCGTGGTCGACGCTCTCCCCGACGGACATCCGACCGGGCTGCGGGTGTACGGCGCGGACCGGCCGCACGGCTGCGCCGACACCCGGCTCGTCCGGCCGGTGAGCGCGCTGGACCGGGCGGCCGTGAAGGAGGCGGTCGCGGGCGCACGGCCCCGGGGGGACACTCCGATCGGGCTCTCCCTGCGAAAGGCCGCCGAGGACCTTCCGGCGCCGTCGGACGGGGCCCTCGGGACGCGGACGATCCTTCTGATCTCCGACGGGGAGGACAACTGCGGTACGCCGAGCCCTTGTGAGGTCGCCGAACAGCTCGGCAGGGACGGCGTCGGGCTGAGGATCGACACCGTGGGCTTCCAGGTCGAGGGCGCGGCCCGGCAGCAGCTGAAGTGCATCGCTCAGGCGGGCAACGGGCTTTACTACGACGCGCCGGACTCGGACGCGCTCGCCCGGCAGCTGCAGCGCTCCGCGCAACTCTCCGCCGGCGGCTACCGGTTGAAGGGCGCCGGGATCGAGGGAGGGGCCACCACGGACGGGGCTCCCCCGATGGCTCCCGGTCAGTATCTGGACAGCATCGGCCCCGGGGAGAAGCGGTACTACGCCGTCAGCCTCGACGCCGTCTCCACCGCGGACTTCGCGGCCACGGCGGTGCCGCAGCCCGGTGCGGCCGTCGACGGCCTCGATGCCCTGAGTACCGGTCTCGTCCGGGCCGACGGGGACACCACCTGTGAGTCGGACACCGCGCGCTTCCTCCAGCAGGAGGGCGCGACCCCGCTGACCTCGGCCGTGTCCCGGATCCGTTCGGAGGGCGGCGCCCGCACCTGTGACGAGGCGGGCCGCTACTGGCTGGTGGTCGAGCGGCAGAGCAAGAAGGGCTCCGACAGGGCCCGTTGGCCGCTCGAGCTCGTGTACGGCGTGGAGAAGCCGCTGGCCGCCGGAGTCACTCCGGCGCAGTCGCAACCGGAGTACGGGAAGGGCGGCGAGCAGGCCCTGCTGCCCACCGGGGATCCGCGTGACGTGCGGGGCGGTACCGGGTTCAACGACGCCGCGGAGCTCGGCCGGGGTGTGTGGCGGGACCGGATCCTCCCCTCGCAGACCCTCTGGTACAAGGTCCCGGCCGGCTGGGGCCAACAGGTCCGCTACGACGTCGAGTTCGCCAACGAGCCCACGGTGGACGGCGCGGCAGCCACCTACTCGTACGCCGGGACGCAGCTGTTCAGCCCGGCGCGCTTCCCGGTCGGCAGCGGAGGCGAGTTCCGTTCGACGGCGTCGTACGGGGGCAGGCCCGCGGCGCTGAGGATGGGGTCCGTCCCGGTCGCGTGGACCAACCGCTACGAGTCCGCCGCCGCGGTGCGGCCGGTGCATGCCGGGGGCGGCTTCTACATCGCGGTGACACTGGGGGCGAGGGCTGCCGAGATCGCCGAGAACCCGCGGATCGGAGTGGTGCTGCGGGTCGCGGTCCTCGGCGACGAGCTGACCGGTCCGCAGCACGGGGCTCCGGCACGGGCCGAGTCGGGCGATCACGGCAATACGGCGGGGGCCGCAGACAGCGGTGACGGAGGCGGGGCAGGATGGACCGGCATCGCGACGGTTGCCGGAGCGGGTGCCGTGGTCCTTTCGGCCGCCGGGCTCCTGCTCGTACGCAGCCGGCGCAGGGCAGGCAGGCAGACGACGAGGGGAAGCGCGTGA
- a CDS encoding helix-turn-helix domain-containing protein, producing MDAAQQEATARARELQRSWYGEPLGALFRRLIDDLGLNQARLAAVLGLSAPMLSQLMSGQRAKIGNPAVVQRVQALQELASQVADGSVSAGEATDRMEEIKKSQGGSVLTNTGQTSTSGGAPTVRRVVREIQSLLRSVAAAGDIIDAANSLAPAHPELAEFLRVYGAGRTADAVAHYEGHQS from the coding sequence ATGGACGCAGCGCAGCAAGAGGCGACGGCTAGAGCCCGGGAGCTCCAGCGCAGCTGGTACGGAGAGCCGCTGGGGGCGCTCTTCCGCAGGCTGATCGATGATCTCGGTCTCAACCAGGCACGCCTCGCGGCGGTGCTCGGACTGTCCGCACCCATGCTTTCGCAGCTGATGAGCGGGCAGCGGGCCAAGATCGGCAATCCTGCGGTCGTCCAGCGGGTCCAGGCACTTCAGGAGCTCGCCAGCCAGGTGGCGGACGGCAGCGTCAGCGCGGGAGAGGCCACCGACCGGATGGAAGAGATCAAGAAGTCGCAGGGCGGCTCGGTCCTGACCAACACCGGCCAGACCTCCACCAGCGGTGGTGCCCCCACCGTGCGGCGCGTGGTCCGCGAGATCCAGTCGCTGCTGCGGTCGGTCGCCGCGGCCGGCGACATCATCGATGCGGCGAACTCCCTCGCCCCGGCCCACCCCGAGCTGGCAGAGTTCCTCAGGGTGTACGGAGCGGGACGCACCGCCGACGCGGTCGCGCACTACGAAGGCCACCAGAGCTAG
- a CDS encoding DUF6344 domain-containing protein, translated as MSTFRPKSIWTAFVTAFFALLASLGLATAQATAAEPTVTSHEHTGVTPATATTPSVRWTLPRDRALPPTMKQRIRAEAHGSSPATRHLSADTTEAVHTTNGTRSTHGATPAGDSSPLPP; from the coding sequence ATGAGCACCTTCCGGCCCAAGAGCATCTGGACCGCCTTCGTCACCGCCTTCTTCGCGCTTCTCGCGTCGCTGGGCCTCGCCACCGCCCAGGCCACGGCCGCAGAGCCGACGGTCACGAGCCACGAGCACACGGGCGTGACACCGGCAACCGCGACGACCCCGTCGGTGCGATGGACCCTTCCGCGTGACAGGGCGCTGCCACCCACGATGAAGCAGCGCATCCGCGCCGAGGCGCACGGCTCCTCCCCGGCCACCCGTCACCTGTCCGCCGACACCACCGAGGCCGTCCACACGACGAACGGCACCCGCTCCACCCACGGCGCCACACCCGCCGGGGACTCCTCCCCGCTGCCACCCTGA
- the gyrA gene encoding DNA gyrase subunit A, with protein MADENTPVMPEEEPAVPGVGMRVEPVGLETEMQRSYLDYAMSVIVSRALPDVRDGLKPVHRRVLYAMYDGGYRPEKGFYKCARVVGDVMGTYHPHGDSSIYDALVRLAQHWSMRMPLVDSNGNFGSPGNDPAAAMRYTECKMMPLSMEMVRDIDEETVDFQDNYDGRNQEPTVLPARFPNLLVNGSAGIAVGMATNIPPHNLREVAAGAQWYLEHPEASHEELLDALIERIKGPDFPTGALVVGRKGIEEAYRTGRGSITMRAVVAVEEIQNRQCLVVTELPYQTNPDNLAQKIADLVKDGKVGGIADVRDETSSRTGQRLVVVLKRDAVAKVVLNNLYKHTDLQSNFGANMLALVDGVPRTLSIDAFIRHWVTHQIEVIVRRTKFRLRKAEERAHILRGLLKALNAIEEVIALIRRSNTVEIAREGLMGLLEIDEIQANAILEMQLRRLAALEHQKITAEHDELQAKINEYNEILASPAKQRQIVSEELAAIVDKFGDDRRSKLVPFDGDMSIEDLIAEEDIVVTISRGGYVKRTKTDDYRSQKRGGKGVRGTKLREDDIVDHFFVSTTHHWLLFFTNKGRVYRAKAYELPDAGRDARGQHVANLLAFQPDEQIAQILAIRDYEAAPYLILATKGGLVKKTALKDYDSPRSGGVIAINLRETQDGSDDELIGAELVSAEDDLLLVSRKAQSIRFTATDDALRPMGRATSGVKGMSFREGDELLSMNVVRPGTFVFTATDGGYAKRTAVDEYRVQGRGGLGIKAAKIVEDRGSLVGALVVEEADEILAITLGGGVIRTRVNEVRETGRDTMGVQLINLGKRDAVVGIARNAEAGREAEEVDGTDEAEGATVEAHAENVVEGTVEGTAPSAGEHEE; from the coding sequence ATGGCCGACGAGAACACCCCTGTGATGCCCGAAGAGGAGCCCGCCGTCCCGGGCGTGGGCATGCGTGTCGAGCCCGTCGGGCTCGAGACGGAGATGCAGCGCTCCTACCTCGACTACGCGATGTCCGTCATCGTGTCGCGTGCCCTGCCCGACGTGAGGGACGGTCTGAAGCCCGTCCACCGCCGCGTGCTCTACGCGATGTACGACGGCGGCTACCGGCCCGAGAAGGGCTTCTACAAGTGCGCCCGCGTCGTCGGTGACGTCATGGGTACGTACCACCCCCACGGCGACTCCTCGATCTACGACGCGCTCGTGCGACTGGCACAGCACTGGTCGATGCGCATGCCGCTGGTGGACTCCAACGGCAACTTCGGTTCCCCGGGCAACGACCCGGCCGCCGCCATGCGGTACACCGAGTGCAAGATGATGCCGCTGTCCATGGAGATGGTCCGGGACATCGACGAGGAGACCGTCGACTTCCAGGACAACTACGACGGCCGCAACCAGGAGCCGACGGTTCTGCCGGCGCGCTTCCCGAACCTCCTGGTGAACGGCTCCGCGGGCATCGCGGTCGGTATGGCGACCAACATCCCGCCGCACAACCTGCGTGAGGTCGCCGCCGGCGCCCAGTGGTACCTGGAGCACCCGGAGGCCTCGCACGAGGAGCTCCTGGACGCCCTCATCGAGCGGATCAAGGGCCCCGACTTCCCGACCGGCGCCCTCGTCGTGGGCCGCAAGGGCATCGAGGAGGCGTACCGCACCGGGCGTGGCTCGATCACGATGCGCGCGGTCGTGGCGGTGGAGGAGATCCAGAACAGGCAGTGCCTGGTCGTCACGGAGCTTCCGTACCAGACCAACCCCGACAACCTCGCGCAGAAGATCGCCGACCTGGTGAAGGACGGCAAGGTCGGCGGTATCGCGGACGTCCGTGACGAGACCTCCTCGCGCACGGGCCAGCGCCTGGTCGTCGTGCTGAAGCGCGACGCGGTCGCCAAGGTCGTGCTGAACAACCTCTACAAGCACACCGATCTGCAGTCGAACTTCGGCGCGAACATGCTGGCGCTCGTCGACGGTGTGCCGCGCACGCTGTCGATCGACGCGTTCATCCGGCACTGGGTGACGCACCAGATCGAGGTCATCGTCCGGCGGACCAAGTTCCGTCTGCGCAAGGCCGAGGAGCGGGCGCACATCCTGCGCGGCCTGCTCAAGGCGCTGAACGCGATCGAGGAGGTCATCGCGCTCATCCGCCGCAGCAACACCGTGGAGATCGCGCGTGAGGGCCTGATGGGCCTGCTGGAGATCGACGAGATCCAGGCCAACGCGATCCTGGAGATGCAGCTGCGTCGCCTGGCCGCTCTGGAGCACCAGAAGATCACCGCCGAGCACGACGAGCTCCAGGCGAAGATCAACGAGTACAACGAGATCCTGGCCTCCCCCGCGAAGCAGCGTCAGATCGTCAGCGAGGAGCTGGCGGCGATCGTCGACAAGTTCGGCGACGACCGGCGCTCGAAGCTGGTGCCCTTCGACGGCGACATGTCGATCGAGGACCTCATCGCCGAGGAAGACATCGTCGTCACGATCTCGCGCGGTGGTTACGTCAAGCGCACCAAGACGGACGACTACCGCTCGCAGAAGCGCGGCGGCAAGGGCGTGCGCGGCACGAAGCTCCGGGAAGACGACATCGTCGACCACTTCTTCGTGTCGACGACGCACCACTGGCTGCTGTTCTTCACGAACAAGGGCCGGGTCTACCGGGCCAAGGCGTACGAACTGCCGGACGCCGGCCGTGACGCCCGTGGCCAGCACGTGGCGAACCTCCTGGCCTTCCAGCCGGACGAGCAGATCGCCCAGATCCTGGCGATCCGTGACTACGAGGCGGCGCCCTACCTGATCCTCGCCACCAAGGGTGGCCTGGTGAAGAAGACGGCGCTCAAGGACTACGACTCCCCCCGCTCCGGCGGCGTCATCGCCATCAACCTGCGGGAGACGCAGGACGGCAGCGACGACGAGCTGATCGGCGCCGAACTGGTGTCGGCCGAGGACGACCTGCTGCTCGTCAGCAGGAAGGCCCAGTCGATCAGGTTCACCGCCACGGACGACGCGCTGCGCCCGATGGGCCGCGCCACCTCCGGCGTGAAGGGCATGAGTTTCCGCGAGGGCGACGAACTGCTCTCGATGAATGTGGTCCGGCCCGGTACGTTCGTGTTCACTGCCACCGACGGTGGGTACGCGAAGCGGACCGCTGTCGACGAGTACCGCGTCCAGGGCCGTGGCGGTCTGGGCATCAAGGCTGCCAAGATCGTCGAGGACCGCGGTTCGCTCGTCGGCGCGCTGGTGGTGGAGGAAGCGGACGAGATCCTCGCCATCACGCTCGGCGGTGGTGTGATTCGTACGCGAGTCAATGAAGTCAGGGAGACGGGCCGTGACACCATGGGCGTCCAACTGATCAATCTGGGCAAGCGCGATGCCGTCGTCGGTATCGCGCGCAACGCCGAGGCCGGTCGTGAGGCCGAAGAGGTCGACGGGACCGATGAAGCCGAAGGCGCCACGGTCGAGGCCCATGCCGAGAACGTGGTCGAGGGCACAGTCGAGGGCACGGCGCCTTCGGCCGGGGAGCACGAGGAGTAG
- a CDS encoding DLW-39 family protein: MKKLLLVALAAIGGLLVYRQIQADRAEQDLWTEATDSVPAGSGV, from the coding sequence GTGAAGAAGCTTCTCCTGGTCGCACTGGCCGCCATCGGCGGGCTCCTCGTGTACCGCCAGATCCAGGCGGATCGCGCCGAGCAGGATCTGTGGACGGAGGCGACCGACTCCGTGCCCGCAGGTTCAGGTGTGTGA